The genome window AGACGCGCCGCGCAGCGCTCCGAGCAGACGAAGCccctggccggccggccgggaaGGCCCAGGTAAGGGGGtcggaggctttgggctgccctccccccccgctcctcGTGCTCCCCCGGGTTCGGGGCTCGGCCGCTGGCGGGAGGGAGTGGGGGCGGAAAACCTTCTGGGGGCTCCCGATCTCTCAgggtggagggggtgggagggagaagggcagagagagagagagagagagagagaccccccccctctctccagtGAAAACGACTCAGCAaagcctctgccccccccccgggaagcgGCAATAGCTAACACCCCCAAAAGAGGAAGGCcctgggagaagaggaagacctacGTGAGATGGGTGAGCgccgtaaaggaagccacagggcgCTGGGTTTGCAGGACTCCTCATGAAAGGAATATAAGGAAGGCCCGCAGTCCATCGGGTCAGCCGCTAGCTGGGGAGGTCTCCCTGGAGCAGGCTGCCGGTCTTCACCCCCTCGCTGGGGGTTGGATGCAAGGGAAGCCACTcggactgcgggggggggggttgtgtatTGGCAGTCAGACTCCGCTCCTGGGGAGGGTGGTAGGTTTTGGCGGGTTGTGGCccttccctgccctcccccccccaggactgGTGTGCCCTGGCTGAGGAGGCttcattcccctcccctccccgggcCCTCCCCTCTCCACAGCTCCTGCTGTGCCCTGCTACCGGGTCACTTCCCACTCAAGGTAAGGGGGCCCTATGAATTCAAGACCACCACATGGTCATCGTCCCCTCCCCGCCCTGTTGGGTCCTCCAGCCTCCTGGGACCCTGGTCTTTTCAGGGGACCGGCTCTGGGCTCCTCCTCGGCATCTCCTTGTGATGAGTTGGGCTTCTcctgggactttttaaaaaccccttGTGCTGCGTCTTGGCATCCCATCCGCCATGCAGACCGGCTGGGTTTGCAGGAGCCCCCCTCTAACCAAGCTACCTGCTTTCCGGAAAGATCCACACCTTGCTTTCTTGGCCCTCAGACAACTTCTGAGACCGTGTTTTGTGTTGGTTTTCTAGTTAACAGAAGGGAACATTTTAAATCCTGATTCCTACCCTGAAAAGTCAAGGACTGTTTTCGAGAATGTCAGGCTGGGATTTAGAAGTGGTTCACagatcttgctctctctctctctttttttaatccatGGCTACTGGTTATAGTGGCTCTATGGAACCTCCATATTTAGAGGCAGTCTACCTCTTTTAAAAGAGGGGCAGTCATTCTGCTTTGCCAGGCAAAAAGACTTGTTTTTCTGAGTTCAGTTCGTTCTGCTTTCTGCCAAAGTGAAAGCAGGAGTCCCaggttgcttgctttttgttctCGCTGCGCTTTAGTATCGTCACATAAACTCACTACTGCTTATTTTCACGCTCGTCTGTCATCAAAGAAGAGGAAGGCGTCAAGGGGTGCCTCTGTGAGTCCCTGAAGTTCCAAAGGTCTGAGTTTCATCGGCGTCAGCGACACTTTCCACCAGTCGGAAGAGAGCTAAAAGAGTGACATTTCTGGGCCGTCTCTGAACCATGGCTGGGCTGGCGGACGGGGTCGAGATGCCTGCCCTGGGGCGCCCCTTCCGGCTGGGGATGCTCTACAACTGCCACAAGGATGCTCTCTTGCAAGGTAATGCTCCTGCTCCGTCGTCGGGGCGAGAGGCTGGCAGGGAAAAGGGGATACGCCTGCTGCCCAGTCCGGGGAGGCAAAGGTGGAGAGATCCCGGAGGCCTGGACATCTTCCAAAGAGCCCTTTAGACCTTTAGAGACCTCTAGGGAATGGACGAGTCTGCTCCCGGTCTTGACTGCCACCTGCCGTGCTTGGAGCTCTTGTTCATGAGCACAGCGCGGTCGGTCAGCTGGCCAAGCAACGTGGGGGGAGAGGGACGCGGTCTGCCCTCATGGGCTCCTGGTTGGCTCCAGGGAGGTTGCAGCCGTCCTCATCCCAAAACGGGCGCGAGAGAGACTCGCCTTCTTGTTGAACACAATACATGCCATCAGCGAGAGCTTGGGAGATCCCAGGGACCCCATTGGCAAACCCCAGTggtgctgcttccccccccccccccgtgaggttCCCCCTGCCTTGCTGGCAAAGCACCTTGTTCTGACTGCAGGGTTTGGTTCCCAGTGAAGTGTCACGACCAGTTCCAGCTCTTGCACACTTAGGGGAGCCATGTGTGAGTCCTGGGAGGAAATGATACCTTCCTCGAACTCTTTGAGTCTGTCTCGACTGTGGCCGGATATTGTCTGGTCCCGTGCAAAGTgcaccctcttcccccccccccttctcccaatTCACCTTTCATTAACAATTAAAAAGCTGTCTGGATAGGGCAGTgagttagatctctggctgcagagcccgaggttgggagttcgattcctgcgCTCCTAAGAGAAGAAGCAGCttctgtggtcttgggcaagctaagctgcaccgtcccagggtggtgcccccaccccacccctgaagAAGGAAACGGGAAGCCCCTTCCATGTCTCCTTTACCTAGGAAACCCCGGAAATAGTCACGATAAGTTGGAATTGACGTGAGGGCAGCTGATCGTTCTTAATGATGAGGAAGGACTTGCCACTGCTTTCCGTTAACCAGAAGCTTATTTTTTCACTCCTACAGAACATACGCTGTTCGACCCTGAGGCCTGCCAAAAGAACGCAGAACAGCTAAACCACAACACAGAAGTAGCGATGCGGGTTTCTTGCGAGACCTTGGACGAGAAGGCGGCTGCTCTGGGCATCAAGCCCTCCTTGCTGACCAGCCTCCTCTGTGGCTTGTTCGAAGCGAAAGGACCTGCAGAGTACCTGTTCAGCCCCCTGCGGTCCAGACGCCCAGACGGCCGCATCACCTACATGTCTTCGTCTCTAGAAAGGCTCGAGAAGCTGAATCTGAACTCTTTAAGGCCTGAGGTCGTCTCTCATCAAAACATAGGGGAATTTCAGGCCACCCACGTGGTCACTGGTGTGTGGTATGGCACCCAGGCCGTTTGGGATTATGATAACGATGCTACACCTTCGGATCAAATGGAAGAGAAAGCAGCACCCGAAGAGAAGAAGGTGGCGTTTCTCTCAGAAGGCCAAACATCTCTCAAAACGGATGACAAAGAAGACGAAAAACACATTCTGAGCAACCCAGGTACCCTTCCAGATCCCATGAACGGACATCCCAACCTTTCCAGGCTTCTGGGTAAGGCTGAAGAGAAGGGGGTCCCGATCAAAATCCACCTGTATCCTCTGAACAACCTGCAACTCCCGGAGTCTCTGATGCCCTGCTGTGCACAGTCCTTCCATGAGCTAAGCGATGCCCTGCATTCTGGCATTAAAGAGGCCATGGCGGGCCTGGTGGAGCTGGAGGCAGAAGGCCAGGCTCTCTCGAGCGCGCCTGCCGGGAGGAGGTTCCCTGAGATTGGGAGGAAAATCCAGAAGTTCAGAGAGCAGTGCCATCAATCCAGGCAGGGCTTCCGGGAGCAACTGGCGAAAACGGTGCCTTCCGTCCGtacaggagagaaagaggaaaaagatctGGAGAAGGTCTTAGTGCAGGCCCAAGAGTCCGCCCTCCAGCTGCGTCGGTCTTTtggtaaaagaaagaaggaggtcgGCCTCTTGAACTCTGTCCTCTCGAGCTTGAAAGAGTCCAAGGCCGTTGGCCTAAAGGCCCCGCCTGAGACAAGCCGTTCTCCGGCGGCTGGCTTCGTGGTCGCGTTCATGTTCACCTCGCTGCACGAGGAAGATCCGTATTTCCCTGAGCAGAAACGCCATCTCCCTTCCAGGAGACCCCCGTCTGAATTCAAAGACAAGACTCAGGGCTCCGGGGAGTGGCATGAAGATGAGGCCATCGTCCGAAGAGTCAGAGAGACGGCCCGGTCCTTCTTGGCGTTTGCCAGGGCCAACCAGGCCAGTCGGGAGACGGAGTTCCTGGTCGACTCTGTCCCAGACAAAAGCCGTCCAGGGGCAGCCATTTACCTGTACGAAGGAGGGGACCTGAAAGGAACCAGCTTTGAGCCTCCATCCAAACCTCTCCCGCTAAAGGTGGAGAAGGTCTCCCCTGACAGTGTGCAGCTGAGAGTCACGCCAGCCTCCTTTGGAAAAGAGGCCATCTCCGGCTACCAGATTGAACACAGGCTGGTGGGGGAAGGAAGGTGGCTGCCTTCTATCCTCCAAAAGAAGGAAGACACTTCCACCGTTCGTGGCTTATGGCCAGACACAGAGTACGAATTCCGCTACGCCGCCGTGAGCAAACCTGGCTGTAGTGAGAGCAGCGACGTCACGGACCCCGTCAAGACTCTTCCTGCAGCCTCGCTCGAGGGCTCCAAAAGCAGCCCTGCGGGATCCCCGGGGCTGCTTGTGGGGAGTCAAGGCTCTGGGGCAGAGGAGAGAAACGCTgcggagggaggagagagggatccagcccagcccagggctgtgggaggaaaggagaagagTGGAGCCCCCCTGGCCTTCCCTTCTGCCCCTTTGACAGAAGGAGGGACTGCCTACCACCCAGACCCCAAAGGCATGCCAAAGGACGTTGCCAGCTCTCTCTGCCAAGCCAGCCGAATCTTAAGGGAAGGGACGCCTTCCGTGTACGCCCTCCCGCTTGAGAAGGTAGCCTTTCCCGCGAAGGCCCCTTGGAGAAAGTACAGGTTTGGGAAACAGGAGGACCCCCAGGTTCCTCACAGAGTCGTCGTGCTGCTGGGGGAGACCGGAGCAGGGAAAAGTATGATGGTAGATGGGATGATGAACTATCTGCTGGGTGTGCAGTGGGAGGATGAGTTCCGATTCAGCTTGGTGCAAGAAGACCCCAGACAGAGCCAGGCCGAGAGCCGCACGGACACCTTGACCGCCTATGAAGTCCACCTGAACCGGGGGCGGCCATTCCCTTGCTCCCTGACCCTCATTGACACGCCAGGATTTGGGGACACGAGGGGCAGGCAGCGGGACCAGGTGCTCCTGGAGAAGATTCGGGAGTTTTTCAACAGCCCAGGTGGCCTCCGTCACATCGATGCCGTTTGCATCGTGGTCCAGGCCTCCCAACCACGCCTGACTCAACTCCAGAAGTACATTTTTGACCAAGTGTTCTCAGTTTTTGGACGGGACATCGGAGACAACATCCAGATCCTGGTCACCTTTGCCGATGGGCAGACCCCCCCTGTGGTTGAGGCCCTGAAGGCAGGAGAGGTCACCTGTGCCACGCATGCCGCCGGCACCCCGGCTTTCTTTCCCTTCAATAACTCCGCTCTCTTCGCCAGCAACGTGCTCGACAGCAACGACGAAGACAGTTACCATTTCAACCGCATGTTTTGGGAGATGGGGCTGAAGAGCATGAAGACATTTTTCCAGTCTCTCAGTAACTTACAGCCTCGGAGGTTAACCTCGTTAGCAGACATTCTTGATGAGCCAACCCTGCAGGGTGTGAGGCACAGAGTCCAGATGGCACTGGTGGCTCTCAGGCAGCTGAGAGAGACATGCAGGGTTCTGGAAGAACACTGGAGAGACATGGAGGCCCACAAAGATTTTGAGTATGAGGTGGAAAGCGTGCTGCTTGTGAAAAGACTGACTTGTGACCCCAGGAACAGAGCAGTCAACTGCCAGAACTGTAGCTACACCTGTCAGTACGTCTGTGGAGCTCAAAATAACCGTGGAAATGTGGAACGTCTTGCGATGAACACACCACACTGCATGGTGTGTCCTGGCCAGTGCATCTGGCAAAACCACTTCAGTGGAGACTTTGTGTGGGATTATCAAATAGTCAAAGAAAAACGGAGCTTTGCAGGCCTGAAGAGGAGATACCAGGGCACATCTAGACAGAAAATGACAGAAAATGATGTATGTTCAAGTGTTTTGTTGGAAGCTGACCAAGCAGAAAAGGAGTTGGTCAGACTTATTGAGATGTTAACAAGTCACCTTCAGAAGCTGCCAAAATCTGCCTTAAAAAGCAGCCCCATTACCTTTTCGGAATGCATTGACCTGCTGATCCGTTCAGAAGAGAAGGAACGCCAACTGGGTTTCAAGGAGCGTGCCTTATTGCTGAGGAACCTTAAGGAAAGAGTTTTGCCAAACACCTTCACCCGAAAGCAGTAGCTCAgtcaaggggaaggaaggaggaaggcctTGTGCAACTCACAGACCCCAGGCCCCAATCCCCAAACCTACAGCCAAAGCATGGtcccttttttttcctagcaggtggtggtggggagatttTGCTGGGGTACTTTTTTCAGCTGTGGAAAGATCTTGATGCGTTACCAACTGGGCaagactctggctgaaatcctcttgcttagcgtGGCAAGTCACACACAGAATCCATGGAGATTTGGAAGGGAGTCCACTTCTCAGTAAGCCCCATTGACTCAAATTGGGTTACTCTACTTGCAACAAGTAAGTTGCAGTgatagaaaaacaaataagtaacCATCTGAATGCATGGAAACTTACGGAGGAGTGGACGCAccagatctccactgattcagtggccctgCTCTAGAGGCCACTTCCAATATGCCaggcagcaggatttcagccactgcatccCCCCACAACCCAATCTTAAAATTCTGTTTCAAGATGCCCCTCGCCTAGCAGGAAACAAGCTTAAATTTAGGTGCTTTTCCTTTTAATTCTTCCTCTGCTTTCAGAATTACATCTGTCATTATAAATTTGTTTGATCCAGTACTGTAAATCAGGCCTTATTGTGCCACAGCTGACTAGAGGGAGCCGTTATCTATCATACACCCACTTTGAAAGAACCAATATGTATCGTATATGTAATGGAAATAACTTTTTAGTCAGACGATTACATTCATTTCCTGTCCCCCTCTGTTCTTCATTCAGTGTATTTCCCaatgttttcttctatttctgcTCTCACGTCTTAGTAAAAACCACTCCCAGCTTTGCCTGTTTTTGTGTCACTTTCTTGGATGTATCAGCTGGAACGCAGGCTGCCTTCCTCCCGGCTCCTGGATCAGGTCCCACTGTGGAAACGGGTGTACCTGGGAATGAACCTGCGTGAATCCTGTGCGACTTGCGGATGGGGGTCAGGCGTCCCCTTTCTTTTCAAAGGAGGAACTGCCCTTTGGGTCCCCTCTGGCTCAGATGACGATAGCTTTAAATGAAAAGAAGGTCCCAGGATTTGTGACTAAAAGCAGAGGCCCTAAACGTGCAAACAGGACAAGGAAGAGCAGGCATGGCCGTACACCTGAGGCAGGAAGCGGAGTGCCATCAtctcctcccccacacacacttcacagTCCTGGTGCCCCTTAGGAAGAGGTGGAGGGGTCAGTGGTGGTGACGCACGTGGTCATGgcccaccacatttcaaacgggGGGCGCGTCCCGGGGGCATCTGGAGAGCTGCAGTTGGGTCAGAACAGTTGACCTAAGAGGCCTGGGATGTGATCTGGCCAAGCTCTCCTGAACGCTCTTCTGCTTTGCAGGAGTCCAAGGAAGGCATGCAAGTGGTGCCTGAGCAATCAGGTGCCCATGCCAAGAAGGCtgctggtggggtggggtgggggaactggcAGGTGCGGGGGAGGCTCCGCCAGCCCCTCTTCCTTCAATGCACCTGAGGTGGAGAGAAGAGTGGAGAGCCACCTTAGTTTCACTGGAGGGGACTGGGCACCCCAGGAGAGAGTTGGTGTGGAGCGTCTGTCTCCTCCTTGGCAAGGTGCCTGCCCTTCTAAGGCAGGTGAACCATGAGGCCAGGGGATGGCTTGGCCCATCGCAGGGCTAATAAAGGCCACAGCAGGCTCCCAGGAAGAGGAAAATAGCAACCAACCACCCTAATGAAGGTTTTCTGGTGGAAGGCTGGGCTCATGGGTTACAAGGACCCTCGCTGGGCTTAGCACCCCCTAAGACTGAGGCAGCAGGGGGCTGCTGCCGCTCTGGAAGCGAGCAGCTTTAGTCGTAACCCACCACCCCCAGTTTCCGAGGGCATCACAGTAGAAGAAAGGGCAGCCCTCGACGTTCTGCTGCCTGGGGGTGGAGCAGTGaattctctcccttttccccccaaGTGTGCAGCAAAAGGTCTACAAATAGGCAACCTATCTCAGGCCAGCAGATTGGCGTCTCCCGCAAGCCTCTTTGCTTGAGCTTGAAAACACCAGCGTTCAAACGAGAACGTGTCATCCTTCCATGTAACCCATCCCAATTGCCTCCCTGTGCGGAAGAATAGGGATGGTACCTGAAGGGTTCACGCCCTGGAGGCGCTGGACAGGTTCAGAAGCAAACCAAATGTTCCTGGGCGTATTCTCCGGACACGCCGAGGCCTGGCGTGCACTCAGCACCCCTCGATCAGAAAGCCTCGCTTGGGCCGTCGGCTGCATGGCAGGCAGCCTGGGTGTTTTCGCGATGCCCGCACCCTCTCTCTGTAGTCAGGACCAGGAGCGCCCGCTGGCCTTCCTCCACAGCTGGACCCTCTCAGCGGGGGAGcagaaggggagagaaagggcCAGGAAAACTCGCCTTTTGGAAGAGTTCCTCTGGACAAGAGGCACCAGACACGGTTTCCCCAGttctttattatttacatttattacaGCCCAGAAGAAAGACTTGGGGTAAGCAAATAACAAGACATAGAAACAAAATACCGATACaaaatattgttttctttaaaatataccttaagaatataaaaacaaaacattctgaaAGCATACGTCTAGCCTCCAGTTCCTCCTCTTCCCCAAAGCGGGTGGTGCCCAGGCCACAGGAGGAAGGGCGAGGAAATCCCACAGTGGGgcggttgccccccccccaaaaaaagtgcgTGCAGCCCCACTGGCAGGGGAGGATGGGGGGCATTGGCAGCCAACCCCTCTGGAGGGTGTGAGGTAGGGGAAAAGCTGGGCGACCCTCCGTCTATGAAGTGGCTCAGCCAGAAGAGAGGCCATTCGGGGCGAAGTGCCACGTCTTCTTCCGCAGGTGCTGCGTTGCCAAAAGAGAATCATGGGTTGTGTGGTTCGCAGCCTCCCGGAGTATGGCAGCCCCTGTGATGCCCTGAGCCTGCTAACAGATCGCCCCCCCAGTTTCCCGCCCCTGGCCCTTTGGGGGCCCTGACCTCCCTCTCGCCGGCCAAGGGGCCAGAGGCAGCCAGAGGCCCCCGTCGCCCTTGGGGCCAAGGGGGGTAGAAGGAGGTGTGCCGAGGGCTGAAGCAGGGGTCCGCCAGCCACCGACTCCTCCTGGCCGCCCCAAAGGGGACCTGCCGGCGTCGGGAGAGCGAGGAGCAGAAGTCCGGCAGGATGGTGACCTGGACGCCCGCGTAGCTGAGGGGCCGCCCGTGGGCCGCCTGCAGGATGGCCGCCTTGTCGGCGAAGCGCAGCAGCCGGAACACGACCGGCCGGGGCCGGCCAGCGGGGTCCCAGGCCATGCCACCGCCCTGGACCCGGCGGGCGCTCTCGACCTCCGGGGGCCGGGACTCCAGGGGCAAGCCCAGCATCTCCGGGAGAGTCCTCTGCAAGAAGGAGGAGAGCGGATCGCTGCCCTCGGCCCCCTCTGGCAGGCCCAGCATCCGCAGGTTGTTGCGCCGCGAGCGGCTCTCTAGGGCCCGGCACCGGCCCTCCATCCGCCGCACGTACTCGCTCAGGCTCCGGTTCTCCATGCGGAGCGTGGCCAGCTCCAGCCCCCAGCCCCGAGCGTCCTGCTCCAGCCGGTCCAGGTGGCTCTGCAGCTGGGCCACGTCCCTGCAGATGGCCCCCATGTCCGCAGACAGGCGGTCCAGCTTCCTGGACAGGAGGGGCCCCAGGCCCCCCACCTCCGCCTTGCTCTCCGGAGACGTCCCACTCCCGCAGCGGCGACGGTAGGGAAGAGGAAGGTCGGGGCTGGGAGACTTCTGCTTGGAGGCGCTTCCTGGCTCCCCTTCCCCCTGGGGTTCGGTACCGCAGGACTGTGTGCCTAGAGCTGTGTCGTCATTGTCCTGGGCTGAAATCAGAGAATAAACGGAGAAGAGAGAGCTTTGGGCTTCCTCTTGTTTAATGATAGCCACACAAGAAAAGGGAGGCTCTCCATTTCCCCTCCTGTCCACCGGGCAAGGAAATCAGCCCgctgaaaggaagaaaagcatgAAAGCAAAACGGGAGCACAcctctgtgttgtgtgtgtgtgtgtgtgtgtgtgtgtgtgtgtgtgtgtgtgtgtgtgtgtgtgtgtgtgtgtgtgtgtgcgtgtgcgtgtgcgtgcgtgtgcgtgtgcgtgcgtgcaggtGGACTGAGATCCTGCTTGGCCAAAGACAGTCCTGGAAGCCTGAACTCTGCCAGCCGTCGCAGAAACAGCTTCTGAAAGCAAGCGCATGCGCACCCACCACCGGGCAGTGCAAAAAACCCCATCAGCCTCCTGGCACCATTTCAGCAGCTATTGGCCATGTCTGGCCCACAAGGCCCAGAAATCTGGACCCGTAGCACAGACCCTGGAATTCTGCAGGCAGCACCCATTGCTGGGCTTGCTCAGGGCAGCCACAGAAGCCCGAGGGGTTCCGTGTGATTTTTTTCAAGAAGGGAGAAGGGGAATTCCACCTCTTTCTAAAAGTGGCCCAAACGGAGACTTAACTGGGCAGCATTCGTGGCACTGAGCTACCCCTTGCTCAAGAGGGCCGGACTTTGGGGCTCCATCGGCCCTTCCGATTGCTAGGTCTGTGTTCTGCCCTTCTGCCTCACCTGCCTCAAAAGCCCTTTTCGCTCCATTCCTTTGTGAGTTGGACTTGCTCGGCCCCGGCCCGCAGGACTGGCATGCGAATGACCTCCCATTCGACCGGCCCGGGTGTCTGCTCCCCATGGCGCCGGCCGCAGGACTGGTGGGGGCAGATTCTGCGAGAGAAACAAGCGACACAACACCCACCGTTTGCTGGAGGAGAGCCCCGGGGGTCTGTGCCAGGACCGGTTTGCCAGACCGGCCCAAATTAAACAGTTGCAGGAAAATTTGAGGGTGTTCATTTCCCTAAGAACTCCCAAGTGGTTAAGAGTGAGGTGCACTGGCAACTCTACGCAGGAGGAAGCCCCACTGAGTTTGGCAGAAAGTATTTCCAAGTCGCTGCTTATGCAATTGTAGGTGGGCGAGATGAGGTATCAGAGCAAGGTTGTGCCCCAATCAAAAGCAGGGCAAGGCTTACCGCGCTGGCTGTGGCCGAGGGCTGCTGGTGTGCAGGTGCCTCCCAgcagagaaccccccccccccgcaaaagcaGGAACTCTGGGGGAGCCTTCCTAACTCTCACCAATCCCAAGCCAAGCTCAGTGTGGCCCATGCAGCCTGGAACGACCATTTCTCTGACCTATGAATTCAGGAGGAAGTAGCTGTTTTTCTCCTGCCAGGAGCTCAAAGCATCACTCCacgggattcgaacccaggcctacCTGCGTCCCTAATCTTTCACTCTGTCCACGAAAGCACACGTTGCTCCTCCTGCGCAGCTCACCTTCCTGGGGTGCCCTCCTCGtagccgcctcctcctcttcttccttagCTGGTTTGCCCCTCAGCTCCCCGGGGGAACGGCTGGCGGACTGGCGGACGGGGCTGGGTCCCCGTGTGGCGATCTCCTTGAGACACCGGATCAGCCCCTGGAGCGGACTGCGCTTGTCCCTTCCTTCTGTGCCAAGACAGACGTTGTCCCTGAGCTGAGCAAGAAGACCCCTCGTGGGAGAGTCCCAAGCCGAGAGCCACCGTTCGGCTGTGCCAGGGAAGGGCGGGCAGATTCTGGCAATGGCTGTCAGAAGGAGCCACTGCGCCTCATCCAAACCCTCCTCGACCCCCAGAGCTGCCTCGCCGCGGCTCCCTCCGGCCCCATGTCGCCCACGCTGACTGGGAAGAGTTCTCCACGGGGTCTCAGCCTGGACGCCTTCTCTGGCGCGTCCTCTCCCTGCAGGCAGAAGCTTTTTCGCTTGAGAGGCTGCCAGGCAGAGCTGGGATGGGGAATTTTGGCTTGCAAAGCTGCCCTACGGGCTGGGGCTTACGGGAAGGAGTCCATGACCCattgaagggaagggaagcccctGTAAACCTGGAAAGCCTTCGGAAACCCTGGGCTCCCATTGGTCGGTGCGCTTAGAGGGCTCGGGGACCTTCCTGGCCTGCAGTGGAAAGGAGCCCATCTCTTGCAATTGCGGGATTTCAAAGCCTTCCAGCAAAGACAGGCCCTTCAGCCTGGGGGCCATGTTCATATTTCTGGGGCCTGTGTCTGTGATTAAAACGCCCACGTATTTTAGTTCAAGCTTTTTTATCTGCCCAGGGATGAAGCCAAACTGCCAATAAGTAGCCCTTCCGATCTTTTTGGGGTTAGCTGGGGAAGAGACTGGGAAGCCAGTAAACCATGGCAGTGTGCATAAGGGGGCTGTGGGTGTCTGGGGAATCCCAAAGGGGCAAATGGAGCCCCCAGGGGTGCCAGATTCCCCCTCAAGGCCTGAGGCCAGGGATTCTTGGAGGTTCTCTCCAAAAAGTAGCTTCGGCGAGCTCTAGAGGAGACGCCGTTCAGGGCAGTAAAATGGAGGGGTTTGGGGTTTCCAGCCCACGGGCACGCAGGCGAAGGCCCACACCAGCCTCTTGGAGTTTTTCATTTTCCTCCAGGGGAAGAGCGCCTTTTCCTCTCAGCGCTCGTGTCTCAAGAAAAGGGTCTCACCTCCTTCCACTGAGGACGTGCCTCTCTCGGAGTCCCCCTCTCTTGGTGCAGAGTTGTCCAGGGCGTTGCCGGCCACCAGCTTCAAAGGATGGGCTGGCGTTTCACCTGGGGAGTTTGCCAAGCTCTGGGGGTGACGATGACTGGTCGCCACTTTCTGTGCAGCTGCAGGAGGCAAACAAAGGACGCGAGTTGTCTTTGAGCCTTAGCGTCTGAACATGGGCCTCAATACCTGCCTTCCCATCCCTGGAATGATGGGATGCTGAGCTCAGGGACAAAACCCACTGACTTCCAAGATTCAACTCTTCCTTGTATTGGTTGGCTTGTCCAACGAACGCCCTGTGTTTCTTTCTACCGTTCTGATTATTGCTTCCTGCTCTCATCTCTCCAAGGTTAATAAAACCCTTGGAATGATTCAGAATGGACACTGGAGGGCCACACGGGGAATCCCTCAACCTGACAAACACCCCTCAGAACTGTTAAAGCCTACTGGACCCGGGAACGCCGCTTGTGCTTACAAACCCATGTGTTGGAGCCGTTTGCATGCTAAACAAAGACTCCGAGGACTTGGGAGTGAACCCCTTCCTTGTCTTTTTAAAGATGCGAGGTGCCTCttcatactcattgtttttaaatttaatgatgttaaccattgTTGCTTACTcatgattttaaatatttataaatatcgAATTTCAATGTtgcaagctgccttaggtcctctGCAAGGAAAATGGAGggtaaaatgaatgaaagaaagaaagaaagaaagaaagaaagaaagaaagaaagaaagaaagaaagaaagaaagaaagaaagaaagaaaccaaccaaccaaccaaccaaccaaccaaccaaccaaccaaccaaccaaccaaccaaccaaccaaccaaccaaccaaccaaccaaccaaccaaccaaccaaccaataaaaaaaataaacaaacaagcaaaagcaagcaaatcCTCAGCACACCTACCCCCAGCCTGTGAGTGGAGTTCAGCTGCAGTGTCACCTTCAGGAAGAGAACGCTGAACCCGTCCTTCTGGGCGGCCCCACCCTGCACCCAATCCAGACGTCCTGCCCAAGGGGCCCAGGGCCGATGCGTCGCAATGACTCAGGGCACAGAGCATTGCtggggttgctgctgctgctggggcgGCTGCGGCAGCTGTTGGGGTGTCT of Pogona vitticeps strain Pit_001003342236 chromosome 6, PviZW2.1, whole genome shotgun sequence contains these proteins:
- the LOC110082575 gene encoding uncharacterized protein LOC110082575; its protein translation is MAGLADGVEMPALGRPFRLGMLYNCHKDALLQEHTLFDPEACQKNAEQLNHNTEVAMRVSCETLDEKAAALGIKPSLLTSLLCGLFEAKGPAEYLFSPLRSRRPDGRITYMSSSLERLEKLNLNSLRPEVVSHQNIGEFQATHVVTGVWYGTQAVWDYDNDATPSDQMEEKAAPEEKKVAFLSEGQTSLKTDDKEDEKHILSNPGTLPDPMNGHPNLSRLLGKAEEKGVPIKIHLYPLNNLQLPESLMPCCAQSFHELSDALHSGIKEAMAGLVELEAEGQALSSAPAGRRFPEIGRKIQKFREQCHQSRQGFREQLAKTVPSVRTGEKEEKDLEKVLVQAQESALQLRRSFGKRKKEVGLLNSVLSSLKESKAVGLKAPPETSRSPAAGFVVAFMFTSLHEEDPYFPEQKRHLPSRRPPSEFKDKTQGSGEWHEDEAIVRRVRETARSFLAFARANQASRETEFLVDSVPDKSRPGAAIYLYEGGDLKGTSFEPPSKPLPLKVEKVSPDSVQLRVTPASFGKEAISGYQIEHRLVGEGRWLPSILQKKEDTSTVRGLWPDTEYEFRYAAVSKPGCSESSDVTDPVKTLPAASLEGSKSSPAGSPGLLVGSQGSGAEERNAAEGGERDPAQPRAVGGKEKSGAPLAFPSAPLTEGGTAYHPDPKGMPKDVASSLCQASRILREGTPSVYALPLEKVAFPAKAPWRKYRFGKQEDPQVPHRVVVLLGETGAGKSMMVDGMMNYLLGVQWEDEFRFSLVQEDPRQSQAESRTDTLTAYEVHLNRGRPFPCSLTLIDTPGFGDTRGRQRDQVLLEKIREFFNSPGGLRHIDAVCIVVQASQPRLTQLQKYIFDQVFSVFGRDIGDNIQILVTFADGQTPPVVEALKAGEVTCATHAAGTPAFFPFNNSALFASNVLDSNDEDSYHFNRMFWEMGLKSMKTFFQSLSNLQPRRLTSLADILDEPTLQGVRHRVQMALVALRQLRETCRVLEEHWRDMEAHKDFEYEVESVLLVKRLTCDPRNRAVNCQNCSYTCQYVCGAQNNRGNVERLAMNTPHCMVCPGQCIWQNHFSGDFVWDYQIVKEKRSFAGLKRRYQGTSRQKMTENDVCSSVLLEADQAEKELVRLIEMLTSHLQKLPKSALKSSPITFSECIDLLIRSEEKERQLGFKERALLLRNLKERVLPNTFTRKQ